A stretch of Lagopus muta isolate bLagMut1 chromosome 9, bLagMut1 primary, whole genome shotgun sequence DNA encodes these proteins:
- the SKIL gene encoding ski-like protein — protein sequence MESPQTNFPLGLVSEQKRSGIQEDGSPPLKKLMTEMHVNSQVRVVINKLPTIKKENLDEYDETSVEADGESAKPNSSSISEPLNLNPGLKHTLAQFHLSSQSSLGGPAAFSARYSQESMSPTVFLPLPSPQILSAPLLIPPDSSTELTQTVLEGESISCFKVGGEKRLCLPQVLNSVLRDFSLQQINTVCDELYIYCSRCTSDQLHILKVLGILPFNAPSCGLITLTDAQRLCNALLRPRTFPQNGSFLPGKNTLAQLKETGSAFEVEHECLGKCQGLFAPQFYLAPDDPCIQCLECYGMFSPQTFVMHSHRSPDKRTCHWGFESAKWHCYLHINQKYLGTSEERELKHLLEEMKEKFSEKNQKRTRSKVDSQQSLDLSQWYPVIKQEAEADPQPPSFFHPSYYLYMCDKVVAPNVSLASQYKDVTKATVKASEVIKSSSGMSEKKLTSGKHKKPASYPELSLEEQEKIDLKTGLEQHKRLDPLASAHSARGGKSERLSSKSMRGSRCVEVGNEGRTLSPTLMKDISCEDDKGRIMEEVMKTYIKQQEKLNTILRRKQQLQMEVEMLNNSKAMKELSEEQQNLQKELESLQTEHAQRMEEFYFEQRDLERKLDQMMKQKCTCESSSEKDKEAEYAAQLAELRQRLDHAEADRQELQDELRQEREAREKLEMMIKELKLQILKSSKNGNGK from the exons ATGGAAAGCCCACAAACAAATTTCCCTCTAGGGCTCGTTTCAGAGCAAAAGAGGAGTGGGATCCAGGAGGATGGGAGCCCCCCGCTGAAAAAGCTAATGACGGAGATGCACGTAAATAGCCAAGTACGAGTCGTGATAAATAAACTGCCAACAATCAAGAAGGAAAACTTGGACGAATATGACGAAACTTCTGTGGAGGCTGACGGGGAGAGTGCCAAGCCAAACAGTTCCTCAATCTCTGAACCTTTGAATTTAAATCCAGGTCTGAAACACACGTTGGCACAATTCCACTTGAGCAGCCAGAGCTCGCTGGGTGGACCGGCAGCTTTCTCAGCTCGCTATTCCCAGGAGAGCATGTCACCCACCGTCTTCTTGCCTCTTCCATCACCACAAATCCTGTCTGCTCCGCTGCTCATTCCTCCCGACAGCTCCACAGAGCTCACTCAGACTGTGCTGGAGGGGGAATCCATCTCTTGCTTTAAAGTCGGAGGAGAAAAAAGGCTCTGCCTGCCTCAGGTGTTGAATTCAGTTCTTCGAGACTTTTCTTTGCAGCAGATTAATACAGTGTGTGATGAACTGTACATATACTGTTCCAGGTGCACTTCCGACCAGCTTCATATTCTGAAGGTTTTGGGAATTCTTCCGTTCAATGCTCCGTCCTGTGGGCTGATTACACTGACTGATGCTCAGAGACTATGCAATGCTTTACTACGTCCTCGCACTTTTCCTCAAAATGGCAGCTTTCTCCCTGGTAAGAACACATTGGCCCAACTGAAGGAGACTGGCAGTGCCTTCGAAGTAGAGCACGAATGCCTGGGCAAGTGCCAGGGTTTGTTTGCACCTCAGTTCTACCTTGCTCCCGACGACCCCTGCATCCAGTGTCTGGAGTGCTACGGGATGTTCTCACCCCAGACCTTCGTGATGCATTCGCATCGATCCCCCGACAAGAGGACCTGCCACTGGGGCTTCGAGTCAGCCAAGTGGCACTGCTACCTTCATATTAACCAAAAATACCTGGGAACGTCGGAGGAGCGGGAGCTGAAGCATCTCTtggaggagatgaaggagaaatttagtgagaaaaatcagaaaagaactCGATCAAAA gTGGATTCCCAGCAGAGCCTAGATTTATCGCAGTGGTATCCTGTGATCAAGCAGGAAGCAGAAGCTGATCCTCAGCCACCCTCCTTCTTCCATCCCAG TTACTACCTTTATATGTGTGACAAAGTGGTGGCCCCAAATGTATCTCTTGCATCACAATACAAGGATGTTACAAAAGCAACAGTCAAAGCTTCTGAGGTAATCAAGTCTTCATCTGGAATGTCAGAGAAAAAGCTCACTAGTGGAAAGCACAAAAAACCTGCCTCCTATCCAGAGCTTTCTCTTGAGGAACAGGAGAAAATTGACTTGAAAACTGGTCTGGAGCAGCATAAGCGTTTAG ATCCCCTGGCGTCAGCTCATTCTGCAAGAGGTGGGAAATCCGAACGTCTTTCTTCCAAAAGCATGAGAGGCTCCAGATGTGTTGAAGTAGGTAATGAGGGGAGAACGTTGTCCCCCACTCTCATGAAAGACATCAGCTGTGAAGACGACAAGGGAAGGATCATGGAAGAAGTAATGAAAACCTACATCAAACAGCAAGAGAAACTAAATACTATTTTGcggaggaagcagcagctccaaatG GAAGTGGAAATGTTAAACAACTCTAAAGCTATGAAGGAACTGAGTGAAGAGCAGCAGAATTTGCAAAAAGAGCTTGAATCTCTGCAAACTGAGCACGCTCAAAGAATGGAAGAGTTTTATTTTGAGCAGAGAGACTTGGAGAGGAAACTGGACCAAATGATGAAGCAGAAGTGTACCTGTGAGTCCAGCTCAGAGAAGGACAAGGAAGCAGAATATGCAGCACAG CTAGCAGAACTGAGACAGAGACTGGATCACGCAgaggcagacaggcaggagctTCAAGATGAACTGAGACAAGAACGAGAGGCAAGGGAGAAGTTGGAGATGATGATAAAAGAATTAAAGCTGCAGATCTTGAAATCTTCAAAAAATGGGAATGGAAAATAG